A genomic segment from Juglans regia cultivar Chandler chromosome 14, Walnut 2.0, whole genome shotgun sequence encodes:
- the LOC109000608 gene encoding elongation factor-like GTPase 1 gives MGESGSDPDSETRKIRNICILAHVDHGKTTLADHLIAASGGGVLHPKLAGRLRFMDYLDEEQRRAITMKSSSIALHYKNHSINLIDSPGHMDFCSEVSTAARLSDGALILVDAVEGVHIQTHAVLRQCWIEKLSPCLVLNKIDRLIFELRLSPMEAYTRLSRIVHEVNGIVSGYKSEKYLSDVDAVLAGQSGDTGDEESSEFVEDDEEDTFQPQKGNVAFVCALDGWGFGIHEFAEFYASKLGASAAALQKALWGPRYFNPKTKMILGKKAIGGGNKARPMFVQFVLEPLWQVYQAALDADGDKAMLEKVIKSFNLSVPARDLQNKDQKVVLQSVMSRWLPLSDAILSMVIKCMPDPIAAQSFRISRLLPKRELLDDQVDSIVLAEAELVRKSIEACDSRHEAPCVTFVSKMFAVPLKMLPRDSHGMIIYGPGEESGEGESSECFLAFARVFSGVLYLGQRVFVLSALYDPLKGESMQKHVQEAELQSLYLMMGQGLKPVASVKAGNVVAIRGLGQHILKSATLSSTKNCWPFSSMIFQVAPTLRVAIEPSDPADIGAVLKGLKLLNRADPFVEVTFSARGEHVLAAAGEVHLERCIKDLKERFAKVSLEVSPPLVSYKETIEGEVTHMPENLKSFNGGLEYVEKTTPNGRCVVRVHIMKLPPALTKVLDESSDLLANIVGSKSGQTNKSLETLRPSIVEDENPIEVLKKRIMDAVDKDILSMTEIDKERADKSRAKWLKLLRRIWALGPRHIGPNFLFVPDFKRKGADNSVLIHGSSYVSERLGFVGDSIDGGPAAETSSEATQVLSMEAERLESSVVSGFQLATAAGPLCDEPMWGLAFVVEAYISPFCGQADESETSHQQPEQHGIFTGQVIAAVKDACRAAVLQKKPRLVEAMYFCELNTPPEHLGPMYAVLGRRRARVSKEIMQEGSPLFTVHAYVPVSESFGFADELRRWTSGAASALLVLSHWEALPEDPFFIPKTEEEIEEFGDGSSVPPNTARKLIDAVRRRKGLPVEDKVVQHATKQRTLARKV, from the coding sequence ATGGGTGAATCTGGTTCTGATCCCGATTCCGAGACTCGGAAAATCCGAAACATATGCATACTGGCACACGTTGATCACGGCAAAACAACACTTGCCGACCATTTGATCGCTGCTTCGGGTGGCGGCGTGCTCCACCCTAAGCTAGCGGGCCGCCTGCGTTTTATGGACTATCTAGACGAGGAACAAAGGCGTGCCATCACTATGAAGAGCTCCTCCATTGCTCTTCACTACAAGAACCATTCTATTAACCTTATAGACTCCCCCGGCCATATGGACTTCTGTAGTGAGGTGTCCACTGCCGCTAGACTAAGTGATGGAGCCTTGATATTGGTCGACGCTGTCGAGGGCGTCCATATTCAAACCCATGCTGTTTTGAGGCAATGCTGGATAGAGAAGCTATCGCCATGTTTGGTACTTAACAAGATTGATagattgatttttgagttgagGTTGAGTCCAATGGAGGCCTATACCCGGTTGTCAAGGATTGTTCATGAGGTTAATGGGATTGTTAGCGGGTATAAGTCGGAGAAGTATTTGTCTGATGTTGATGCGGTGCTTGCAGGGCAGTCAGGGGACACGGGTGATGAGGAGAGTAGTGAGTTTGTGGAGGATGATGAGGAGGATACGTTTCAACCCCAGAAGGGGAATGTAGCTTTTGTATGTGCCTTGGATGGGTGGGGTTTTGGAATTCATGAGTTTGCTGAGTTCTATGCTTCAAAGCTTGGGGCAAGTGCTGCTGCATTGCAGAAAGCTTTGTGGGGTCCTCGGTATTTCAATCCGAAGACAAAGATGATTTTGGGAAAGAAGGCAATTGGTGGAGGAAATAAGGCAAGGCCTATGTTTGTTCAGTTTGTGCTTGAACCGCTTTGGCAGGTTTACCAGGCGGCTTTGGATGCTGATGGGGACAAAGCGATGCTGGAGAAAGTGATCAAGTCATTTAATTTGTCTGTGCCGGCTCGTGACCTTCAGAACAAGGATCAAAAGGTTGTGCTTCAATCTGTTATGAGCCGTTGGCTTCCTCTGTCTGATGCAATATTATCTATGGTGATTAAGTGTATGCCAGACCCTATTGCAGCACAGTCATTTCGTATTTCACGTTTGCTGCCTAAGAGAGAGCTCCTCGATGATCAGGTTGATTCCATTGTGCTTGCAGAGGCTGAACTGGTAAGAAAATCCATCGAGGCTTGTGATTCGAGGCATGAAGCTCCTTGTGTCACTTTTGTTTCCAAGATGTTTGCTGTTCCATTGAAAATGCTCCCAAGGGATTCACATGGAATGATTATATATGGTCCAGGTGAAGAAAGCGGAGAGGGGGAGTCAAGTGAGTGTTTCCTTGCATTTGCTAGGGTCTTCAGTGGAGTCCTTTATTTGGGACAGAGGGTTTTTGTGCTTTCGGCTTTATATGATCCATTAAAAGGGGAATCAATGCAGAAGCATGTGCAGGAGGCTGAGTTGCAATCCTTGTATCTAATGATGGGTCAAGGCTTAAAACCAGTGGCTTCTGTGAAGGCAGGGAATGTTGTGGCAATTCGAGGCCTTGGTCAGCACATACTGAAAAGTGCAACTCTGTCATCCACAAAGAACTGCTGGCCTTTCTCAAGTATGATATTCCAGGTTGCACCAACTCTCAGAGTTGCAATTGAACCGTCTGATCCAGCAGATATTGGTGCAGTTTTGAAAGGTTTAAAGCTTCTGAATCGGGCAGACCCATTTGTAGAGGTTACTTTTTCTGCTAGGGGCGAGCATGTACTGGCTGCTGCAGGAGAAGTTCATCTGGAAAGATGCATAAAGGATTTGAAAGAGAGGTTTGCGAAAGTAAGCTTGGAAGTCTCTCCACCTCTTGTGTCCTACAAAGAGACCATCGAGGGAGAGGTGACGCACATGCCAGAGAATTTGAAATCTTTCAATGGGGGATTGGAGTATGTTGAGAAGACAACACCAAATGGTAGATGTGTAGTTCGGGTGCATATCATGAAGCTTCCACCTGCTTTAACTAAGGTGCTTGATGAAAGTTCGGATTTGCTTGCAAATATTGTTGGATCTAAGTCTGGGCAAACCAACAAAAGTTTGGAAACTCTGAGACCAAGCATTGTAGAAGATGAGAATCCAATTGAAGTGCTTAAGAAACGCATAATGGATGCGGTGGATAAAGATATTTTGTCAATGACTGAGATTGACAAGGAACGGGCTGACAAAAGTAGAGCGAAGTGGCTAAAGCTTCTCAGGAGAATTTGGGCACTCGGGCCTAGGCATATTGGTCCAAATTTCCTTTTTGTCCcagatttcaaaagaaagggTGCCGACAACTCTGTTCTTATACATGGTTCCTCCTATGTATCAGAGAGATTGGGCTTCGTGGGTGATTCTATTGATGGTGGCCCAGCTGCTGAGACATCTTCAGAAGCAACTCAAGTATTATCAATGGAAGCAGAGCGTCTTGAGAGTAGTGTTGTATCTGGGTTTCAACTTGCTACAGCAGCCGGACCCTTATGTGATGAACCCATGTGGGGTTTGGCATTTGTTGTTGAGGCTTACATTTCACCATTTTGTGGGCAGGCCGATGAGTCTGAAACTTCTCACCAACAACCTGAGCAGCATGGCATCTTCACAGGGCAGGTTATTGCAGCTGTCAAAGATGCTTGTAGGGCGGCTGTGCTTCAGAAGAAGCCAAGACTCGTGGAAGCCATGTACTTTTGTGAGTTGAACACCCCTCCCGAACATTTAGGTCCCATGTATGCAGTGCTTGGTCGAAGACGGGCCCGGGTGAGCAAGGAAATAATGCAGGAAGGTTCACCACTGTTCACTGTGCATGCATATGTGCCAGTTTCTGAAAGCTTTGGCTTTGCAGATGAGCTTAGAAGATGGACTTCTGGAGCTGCTAGTGCTCTTCTCGTGCTTAGTCACTGGGAAGCACTTCCTGAGGATCCTTTCTTTATACCCAAAACAGAGGAGGAAATTGAAGAGTTTGGAGATGGGTCTAGTGTGCCTCCAAATACAGCCAGGAAGCTCATCGATGCTGTGAGACGACGGAAAGGCCTTCCTGTGGAGGATAAAGTAGTCCAGCATGCAACAAAGCAGAGGACCTTGGCTCGTAAAGTGTAG
- the LOC109000610 gene encoding phosphoribosylformylglycinamidine cyclo-ligase, chloroplastic/mitochondrial-like, with product MTITFRANTELSRCVACSIRPSDHNSSPIQRYASRCTFNRFANGFQPLSMASNQLGSVRRMRNSGNHVFSMTKNSSSESLTYKDAGVDIDAGSELVRRIAKMAPGIGGFGGLFPLGDSYLVAGTDGVGTKLKLAFETGIHETIGIDLVAMSVNDIVTSGAKPLFFLDYFATSHLDVDLAEKVIKGIVDGCQQSDCILLGGETAEMPDFYADGEYDLSGFAVGIVKRDAVINGRDIVAGDVLIGLPSSGVHSNGFSLVRRVLSRSGLSLKDKLPGEDVTLGEALMAPTVIYVKQVLDLISKGGVKGIAHITGGGFTDNIPRVFPKGLGAVIHSNSWDVPTLFKWIQEVGKIDDAEMRRTFNMGIGMVLVVSKEASHRILKDGDGAYKAYHIGEVVSGGGVSYH from the exons ATGACTATTACCTTCAGAGCAAACACCGAGCTATCCCGCTGTGTAGCTTGTTCAATTAGACCGTCTGATCACAACTCCAGCCCAATCCAACGATATGCAAGCAGGTGTACTTTCAATAGGTTTGCTAATGGGTTTCAACCGCTATCAATGGCTTCCAACCAATTAGGTTCAGTAAGAAGAATGAGGAATAGCGGCAATCATGTGTTTTCGATGACGAAGAACAGTTCCAGTGAGAGTCTAACATACAAGGATGCTGGTGTCGACATTGATGCTGGCTCTGAACTTGTTCGTAGGATTGCCAAAATGGCACCGGGAATTGGTGGCTTCGGAGGACTTTTCCCTCTCG GTGATTCATACCTTGTTGCCGGTACAGATGGTGTGGGAACTAAACTTAAGCTTGCATTTGAAACTGGAATCCACGAAACTATTGGGATTGATCTG GTTGCGATGAGTGTCAACGACATTGTTACTTCTGGGGCAAAGCCATTATTTTTCCTCGATTATTTTGCCACTAGTCACCTTGATGTTGACCTTGCTGAAAAG GTTATAAAAGGCATTGTTGATGGTTGCCAACAATCTGATTGCATTCTTTTAGGAGGCGAG ACTGCAGAAATGCCAGATTTTTATGCTGATGGTGAATATGATCTCAGTGGCTTTGCAGTTGGCATTGTAAAAAGGGATGCAGTTATTAATGGGAGAGACATTGTGGCTGGAGATGTTCTCATTGGCCTCCCATCCAGTGGTGTTCATTCCAATGGTTTCTCCCTAGTAAGAag GGTTCTCAGTCGAAGTGGCCTTTCTCTGAAGGATAAACTTCCTGGTGAAGATGTAACATTAGGTGAAGCTTTGATGGCCCCAACTGTTATCTATGTTAAGCAG GTGCTTGACTTAATCAGCAAGGGTGGCGTTAAGGGGATTGCCCACATCACAGGTGGTGGTTTCACAGACAATATACCTCGTGTATTTCCAAAAGGCCTTGGAGCTGTCATCCATTCGAATTCTTGGGATGTGCCAACTCTGTTCAAGTGGATTCAAGAG GTGGGAAAAATAGATGATGCTGAAATGAGACGGACTTTTAATATGGGCATCGGGATGGTTCTAGTTGTGAGCAAGGAGGCGTCTCACAGAATACTCAAGGATGGAGATGGAGCTTATAAAGCATACCATATTGGTGAGGTTGTAAGTGGTGGTGGAGTGAGCTATCATTAA
- the LOC109000609 gene encoding putative pentatricopeptide repeat-containing protein At1g69350, mitochondrial isoform X2 — protein sequence MFLHHARKTLLLVSARSCKSKQNHAQILLFCSTTSCTHSNSNLLTICSSAQSLRQTKQAHASALLNGLLPRSVSLCASLMLSYSNSGDSTASRYLFEQTVEHSCTAFLWNTLIRANTIAKVYDGFETYNRMVRTGVRPDDHTFPFVLKVCSDFLDLRKGMETHGFVFKLGFDMDVFVGNTLLLLYGNCGDLRYARRVFDEMPERDAVSWNTIIGVFSVNCCYVEALNLFKEMNFGSGFRPNLVGVVNVLPVCAGLGDAVMASLIHCYVVKVGLDLHVTIGNAMVDAYGKCGNVKASEQVFYQMVERNEVSWNAIITSLAFTKLNEDALGIFRLMIDSGVKPNSFTISSMLPVLVELEIFKAGREIHGFCTRKGIESDVFIANSLIDMYAKSGCTTKASNVFYNIDEKNVVSWNAMVANFAQNRLELAALGLVREMQAQGETPNSVTFTNVLPACARLGSLLPGKEIHARTIRMGSAYDLFVSNALTDMYAKCGYPNLARNVFNISLRDEVSYNILIVGYSQTSDCAESLSLFSEMMLRGMMHDIVSFVGVISACANLAAIKQGKEIHGLLVRKLLHVQLFVANSLLDFYTKCGRIDTASKVFDQIQKKDVASWNTMILGYGMLVLSACSHGGLVDKGKKYFEEMQAQNIKPTQMHYACMVDLLGRAGLMEEAVDIIKGLQIVPDANVWGALLGACRIHGNVELACWAAEHLFKLKPQHCGYYILLSNMYAEAGRWDEANRIRELMKSRGVKKNPGCSWVQIRDKVHTFVVGERIEGLDSDIWLAESS from the exons ATGTTCCTCCACCATGCACGCAAAACGCTCCTTCTAGTCTCGGCACGCTCATGCAAATCGAAACAAAACCATGCCCAGATTCTCTTGTTCTGTAGTACCACGTCATGCACTCACTCCAACTCAAATCTGCTTACCATTTGCTCCAGTGCCCAGTCACTTCGCCAAACCAAGCAAGCCCACGCCTCTGCTCTTCTCAATGGCTTGCTTCCACGCAGTGTCTCTCTCTGTGCCTCCCTCATGCTCAGCTACTCCAATTCCGGAGACTCCACTGCCTCTCGCTATCTCTTCGAGCAGACCGTTGAGCACTCCTGCACTGCCTTCTTGTGGAACACGCTTATCCGGGCTAATACAATCGCTAAGGTATATGATGGGTTTGAGACTTATAATCGGATGGTTAGGACCGGTGTTCGGCCCGATGATCATACCTTCCCTTTCGTTCTCAAGGTGTGTTCAGACTTTTTAGATCTCAGGAAGGGAATGGAGACTCATGGGTTTGTGTTCAAGCTGGGTTTTGACATGGATGTCTTTGTTGGGAATACCCTCTTGCTGTTATATGGAAACTGTGGGGATTTGAGATATGCAAGGAGAGTGTTTGATGAAATGCCTGAAAGGGATGCAGTGTCGTGGAATACTATAATTGGGGTGTTTTCGGTTAATTGCTGTTACGTGGAGGCGCTCAATCTTTTCAAAGAAATGAATTTTGGGTCTGGGTTTAGGCCGAATTTAGTTGGCGTTGTTAATGTGTTGCCGGTTTGTGCTGGGCTTGGAGATGCGGTCATGGCAAGTCTTATTCATTGTTACGTCGTGAAGGTTGGTCTGGATCTTCACGTCACCATTGGTAATGCTATGGTTGACGCATATGGAAAATGTGGGAATGTGAAGGCTTCAGAGCAAGTTTTCTATCAAATGGTTGAAAGGAATGAAGTTTCTTGGAATGCGATCATCACTAGTCTTGCTTTCACAAAGCTTAATGAGGATGCTTTGGGGATATTCAGGTTGATGATTGATTCAGGGGTTAAACCAAACTCTTTTACCATCTCTAGTATGCTACCTGTATTGGTCGAACTAGAAATTTTCAAAGCTGGAAGAGAGATTCATGGTTTCTGTACAAGGAAGGGTATTGAGTCTGATGTTTTTATTGCCAACTCATTGATTGATATGTATGCAAAGTCAGGCTGTACAACTAAGGCATCCAACGTGTTCTATAATATTGATGAAAAGAATGTTGTCTCTTGGAATGCCATGGTTGCTAATTTCGCTCAAAATAGGCTTGAGTTGGCTGCCCTAGGACTAGTAAGAGAAATGCAAGCTCAGGGTGAAACTCCTAACTCTGTCACGTTCACTAATGTTCTTCCAGCTTGTGCACGGCTGGGTTCTCTTCTTCCTGGGAAAGAAATCCATGCAAGGACTATTCGCATGGGATCTGCCTATGATTTATTTGTGTCCAATGCTCTGACAGACATGTATGCAAAATGTGGCTACCCAAATCTTGCTCGAAATGTCTTTAACATCTCCCTCAGAGATGAAGTGTCTTACAATATACTAATTGTAGGATATTCTCAAACTAGTGATTGCGCAGAATCTCTGAGCTTGTTTTCAGAAATGATGCTTAGAGGTATGATGCATGATATTGTCTCCTTTGTTGGTGTTATATCAGCTTGTGCAAATCTAGCCGCAATCAAGCAAGGCAAAGAGATCCATGGATTATTAGTAAGAAAGCTTTTACATGTTCAGCTCTTTGTCGCGAACTCACTGTTGGACTTTTATACCAAATGCGGAAGAATTGATACTGCTAGTAAGGTCTTTGACCAGATCCAGAAAAAGGATGTAGCCTCTTGGAATACTATGATTTTGGGTTATGGAATGCTAG TTTTGTCAGCTTGTAGTCATGGAGGGCTTGTCGACAAGGGGAAGAAGTACTTTGAGGAAATGCAGGCTCAAAATATCAAACCAACGCAGATGCATTATGCTTGTATGGTCGATCTCCTTGGCCGAGCTGGCCTAATGGAAGAAGCAGTGGATATCATTAAAGGCCTGCAAATTGTGCCAGATGCCAATGTCTGGGGAGCTCTGCTTGGGGCATGCCGAATCCATGGGAATGTAGAGTTGGCATGTTGGGCAGCAGAGCATCTGTTCAAGTTGAAGCCTCAGCACTGTGGGTACTACATTCTTCTTTCGAACATGTATGCAGAAGCTGGGAGATGGGATGAGGCAAACAGGATTAGGGAGCTGATGAAGTCAAGGGGAGTGAAGAAGAATCCCGGTTGTAGTTGGGTTCAAATTCGTGACAAGGTGCATACTTTTGTAGTTGGGGAGAGAATAGAGGGATTAGATTCAGATATTTGGCTTGCAGAAAGCAGTTGA
- the LOC109000609 gene encoding putative pentatricopeptide repeat-containing protein At1g69350, mitochondrial isoform X1: MFLHHARKTLLLVSARSCKSKQNHAQILLFCSTTSCTHSNSNLLTICSSAQSLRQTKQAHASALLNGLLPRSVSLCASLMLSYSNSGDSTASRYLFEQTVEHSCTAFLWNTLIRANTIAKVYDGFETYNRMVRTGVRPDDHTFPFVLKVCSDFLDLRKGMETHGFVFKLGFDMDVFVGNTLLLLYGNCGDLRYARRVFDEMPERDAVSWNTIIGVFSVNCCYVEALNLFKEMNFGSGFRPNLVGVVNVLPVCAGLGDAVMASLIHCYVVKVGLDLHVTIGNAMVDAYGKCGNVKASEQVFYQMVERNEVSWNAIITSLAFTKLNEDALGIFRLMIDSGVKPNSFTISSMLPVLVELEIFKAGREIHGFCTRKGIESDVFIANSLIDMYAKSGCTTKASNVFYNIDEKNVVSWNAMVANFAQNRLELAALGLVREMQAQGETPNSVTFTNVLPACARLGSLLPGKEIHARTIRMGSAYDLFVSNALTDMYAKCGYPNLARNVFNISLRDEVSYNILIVGYSQTSDCAESLSLFSEMMLRGMMHDIVSFVGVISACANLAAIKQGKEIHGLLVRKLLHVQLFVANSLLDFYTKCGRIDTASKVFDQIQKKDVASWNTMILGYGMLGELDTAINLFEAMRVDGVEYDSVSYIAVLSACSHGGLVDKGKKYFEEMQAQNIKPTQMHYACMVDLLGRAGLMEEAVDIIKGLQIVPDANVWGALLGACRIHGNVELACWAAEHLFKLKPQHCGYYILLSNMYAEAGRWDEANRIRELMKSRGVKKNPGCSWVQIRDKVHTFVVGERIEGLDSDIWLAESS, from the coding sequence ATGTTCCTCCACCATGCACGCAAAACGCTCCTTCTAGTCTCGGCACGCTCATGCAAATCGAAACAAAACCATGCCCAGATTCTCTTGTTCTGTAGTACCACGTCATGCACTCACTCCAACTCAAATCTGCTTACCATTTGCTCCAGTGCCCAGTCACTTCGCCAAACCAAGCAAGCCCACGCCTCTGCTCTTCTCAATGGCTTGCTTCCACGCAGTGTCTCTCTCTGTGCCTCCCTCATGCTCAGCTACTCCAATTCCGGAGACTCCACTGCCTCTCGCTATCTCTTCGAGCAGACCGTTGAGCACTCCTGCACTGCCTTCTTGTGGAACACGCTTATCCGGGCTAATACAATCGCTAAGGTATATGATGGGTTTGAGACTTATAATCGGATGGTTAGGACCGGTGTTCGGCCCGATGATCATACCTTCCCTTTCGTTCTCAAGGTGTGTTCAGACTTTTTAGATCTCAGGAAGGGAATGGAGACTCATGGGTTTGTGTTCAAGCTGGGTTTTGACATGGATGTCTTTGTTGGGAATACCCTCTTGCTGTTATATGGAAACTGTGGGGATTTGAGATATGCAAGGAGAGTGTTTGATGAAATGCCTGAAAGGGATGCAGTGTCGTGGAATACTATAATTGGGGTGTTTTCGGTTAATTGCTGTTACGTGGAGGCGCTCAATCTTTTCAAAGAAATGAATTTTGGGTCTGGGTTTAGGCCGAATTTAGTTGGCGTTGTTAATGTGTTGCCGGTTTGTGCTGGGCTTGGAGATGCGGTCATGGCAAGTCTTATTCATTGTTACGTCGTGAAGGTTGGTCTGGATCTTCACGTCACCATTGGTAATGCTATGGTTGACGCATATGGAAAATGTGGGAATGTGAAGGCTTCAGAGCAAGTTTTCTATCAAATGGTTGAAAGGAATGAAGTTTCTTGGAATGCGATCATCACTAGTCTTGCTTTCACAAAGCTTAATGAGGATGCTTTGGGGATATTCAGGTTGATGATTGATTCAGGGGTTAAACCAAACTCTTTTACCATCTCTAGTATGCTACCTGTATTGGTCGAACTAGAAATTTTCAAAGCTGGAAGAGAGATTCATGGTTTCTGTACAAGGAAGGGTATTGAGTCTGATGTTTTTATTGCCAACTCATTGATTGATATGTATGCAAAGTCAGGCTGTACAACTAAGGCATCCAACGTGTTCTATAATATTGATGAAAAGAATGTTGTCTCTTGGAATGCCATGGTTGCTAATTTCGCTCAAAATAGGCTTGAGTTGGCTGCCCTAGGACTAGTAAGAGAAATGCAAGCTCAGGGTGAAACTCCTAACTCTGTCACGTTCACTAATGTTCTTCCAGCTTGTGCACGGCTGGGTTCTCTTCTTCCTGGGAAAGAAATCCATGCAAGGACTATTCGCATGGGATCTGCCTATGATTTATTTGTGTCCAATGCTCTGACAGACATGTATGCAAAATGTGGCTACCCAAATCTTGCTCGAAATGTCTTTAACATCTCCCTCAGAGATGAAGTGTCTTACAATATACTAATTGTAGGATATTCTCAAACTAGTGATTGCGCAGAATCTCTGAGCTTGTTTTCAGAAATGATGCTTAGAGGTATGATGCATGATATTGTCTCCTTTGTTGGTGTTATATCAGCTTGTGCAAATCTAGCCGCAATCAAGCAAGGCAAAGAGATCCATGGATTATTAGTAAGAAAGCTTTTACATGTTCAGCTCTTTGTCGCGAACTCACTGTTGGACTTTTATACCAAATGCGGAAGAATTGATACTGCTAGTAAGGTCTTTGACCAGATCCAGAAAAAGGATGTAGCCTCTTGGAATACTATGATTTTGGGTTATGGAATGCTAGGTGAGTTGGACACTGCGATCAATCTTTTTGAAGCGATGAGGGTAGATGGTGTAGAATATGATTCCGTTTCGTATATTGCAGTTTTGTCAGCTTGTAGTCATGGAGGGCTTGTCGACAAGGGGAAGAAGTACTTTGAGGAAATGCAGGCTCAAAATATCAAACCAACGCAGATGCATTATGCTTGTATGGTCGATCTCCTTGGCCGAGCTGGCCTAATGGAAGAAGCAGTGGATATCATTAAAGGCCTGCAAATTGTGCCAGATGCCAATGTCTGGGGAGCTCTGCTTGGGGCATGCCGAATCCATGGGAATGTAGAGTTGGCATGTTGGGCAGCAGAGCATCTGTTCAAGTTGAAGCCTCAGCACTGTGGGTACTACATTCTTCTTTCGAACATGTATGCAGAAGCTGGGAGATGGGATGAGGCAAACAGGATTAGGGAGCTGATGAAGTCAAGGGGAGTGAAGAAGAATCCCGGTTGTAGTTGGGTTCAAATTCGTGACAAGGTGCATACTTTTGTAGTTGGGGAGAGAATAGAGGGATTAGATTCAGATATTTGGCTTGCAGAAAGCAGTTGA